One Cololabis saira isolate AMF1-May2022 chromosome 18, fColSai1.1, whole genome shotgun sequence genomic region harbors:
- the LOC133418509 gene encoding cartilage intermediate layer protein 2-like gives MIKLLSLAVVAVLVFDSVESTKKYVPRPRPLRPRMCWTNWYDRDNPSGTGDWETLTRLRHENPKKICSKPQRIQAVTTDTLTPAHATGERFLIYSPTGGLVCRNRDQRSRFCRDYKVRFLCPCIRHFPIPIDMLEHVREIKKV, from the exons ATGATCAAACTG CTGAGTCTTGCTGTTGTAGCAGTGCTGGTTTTTG ATTCAGTCGAATCAACTAAGAAATATG TGCCACGCCCACGGCCTTTGCGGCCTCGAATGTGCTGGACTAACTGGTACGATCGAGACAATCCTAGCGGAACAGGTGACTGGGAGACCTTGACACGCCTGAGAcatgaaaaccccaaaaaaaTCTGCTCAAAGCCTCAGAGAATCCAAGCCGTTACCACTGACACACTGACTCCAGCCCATGCAACTGGCGAGAGATTTCTTAT CTACAGTCCAACGGGGGGACTTGTTTGCCGGAATCGGGACCAGCGATCTCGCTTCTGCAGGGACTACAAAGTTCGCTTTCTTTGCCCCTGTATTCGCCATTTCCCTATCCCTATCGACATGCTTGAGCATGTCCGAGAAATTAAAAAAGTATAA